A section of the Drosophila subobscura isolate 14011-0131.10 chromosome A, UCBerk_Dsub_1.0, whole genome shotgun sequence genome encodes:
- the LOC117899854 gene encoding uncharacterized protein LOC117899854 isoform X1 — protein sequence MGSGKECIAWLTDEATPYPERVEFGLNVWQSVDYTNPNKYEVFIEWLAKSLPGNELPVAQLMRLFQLRAQPGMVSQDCKASLIQALLDTIDPATCLDNTALKLLQSMFNFDLLQDVLRADFPLICRCYGTLFDCQQRCLKLRAEGNAEELQTDAEIVVAMIKQLTEIARRSQKVRMLRHCYDGLTVRPLVELILNLKSSCIEEMAGLEKQFESQFCPQRISKQPLHVVLLLLECSVLNNRYNTATLSQLLRMVFEKKSAAGPQHGLILVAYLLETLRKYDVSLQFPLEKEEQTINEQDTKPRQSSDEESDAMDVTTETTTQPKAKPKPKPKKKKNGKQVSAFVYVSEQLLRLVKAHKQQHLRPVLMVLCSALRLNPLLLESSSYQITIWMMTAPKRTVEEEHLYSAYLVLLLDMFRRLSRSERFIMNLLKSLKDWLAKYQLPATGAPGKRKRETEAEPSTSEDLDDAEKRFISLIFADCVPAVSVSEPERQSSDEFKHLAHFWPSHTAGAAFSGLVGLLKAKPSMVIWKTLLHALVELLEDTPPTEILPANQEFARELIVAMLCQYLQGTRLTEHLHLYLEEVDEQMNRTAELLERFGRLLLSQEHNRRSMDAFLECLKWASSYEVLLFHYWTDAKPRTHTQRRRNFLPPDQWRLIQQRVFNFGKTACGQRLQRLEQQLVDSGWLAEEALADVVSKQQLHMLTRQQKQLRIQQKLSDMDRDTLMEDAECVELLCLQQLSDYAAAVRAANVKGSLLAKLKLEELPEEAHLVATIRKRAAPGKELQLPPAHELIEFLQGQQHNELPGKIKSRLWLTLLALHHDLSRSEQQAQAMDVLEQLIDLMHFGQPLAICSHFPQLRELLSLVATSSATGWKFYETLFARCIRLHAAGSEAFLNSCSQYVKEELGGTMKLPAKALRFLLLAIETTAAATGPHAKHMQRLVQPLLEIFGQIVAHKLRPSKKKETSDYKHFVDETIKSYGTYVSSCVNRADKQKRAARTAEAAQEEEEVEPINEDFRRICKIYIGHSLNYKNPHALRLLNVAISHRQKLHFDPDEVEFVLSSYWKQLYADIAAGDIAALDVSCLELAFPLIIGYKTKEDLLVLLLTLTSEVQGLPSPLSPCQRIELQNVLTILSFIAKCSVSTIKGAMINKHFEIVSTNVAGRLKDNCHNSKSLALILLEAQGHLANNRTVPLTNESMEYLFGTMSVVAIDQFIERGGNWNDFSQLYAALTDNCVVLLRQHSNLVSDRAGQLSAVCETLIKAIVGYRSGRQRAQDLTESELDGLADLGLKLATVMASIGATQSLPLKRVAPFLLTFTINQMVETERPTTIFEKVKVNMERVCHELIGISDHRSGQFILRHNTTAGANMYTRLLKDHDKYHKFRGKV from the exons ATGGGCTCAGGCAAAG AATGTATTGCCTGGCTGACGGACGAGGCAACCCCGTATCCGGAACGTGTAGAGTTTGGCCTGAATGTGTGGCAATCTGTGGACTACACGAATCCGAACAAATACGAAGTGTTCATAGAATGGCTGGCCAAGTCCCTGCCCGGCAACGAGCTGCCGGTGGCCCAGCTGATGCGACTGTTCCAGCTGCGTGCGCAACCGGGCATGGTCAGCCAGGATTGCAAGGCCTCATTGATCCAGGCGCTATTGGACACCATTGATCCCGCGACATGTCTGGACAACACTGCCCtcaagctgctgcagagcaTGTTCAACTTTGATCTGCTCCAGGATGTGCTGCGAGCGGACTTCCCACTAATCTGCCGCTGCTACGGCACACTCTTCGACTGCCAGCAAAGATGTCTGAAGCTACGAGCTGAAGGAAATGCCGAGGAGTTGCAAACGGACGCGGAAATCGTTGTGGCCATGATCAAGCAGCTGACCGAGATCGCTCGCCGCTCCCAGAAGGTCCGCATGCTTCGGCACTGCTACGATGGGCTGACGGTGCGTCCCCTGGTAGAGCTAATCCTCAACCTGAAGTCATCCTGCATCGAGGAGATGGCCGGCCTAGAGAAGCAGTTCGAGAGCCAATTCTGTCCGCAACGCATCTCCAAGCAGCCTTTGCacgtggtgctgctgctcctcgagtGCAGCGTGCTGAACAACCGCTACAACACCGCCACTCTTTCCCAACTCCTTCGCATGGTGTTCGAAAAGAAATCTGCCGCCGGGCCACAGCACGGTCTGATCCTCGTTGCCTACTTGCTGGAGACTCTGCGCAAGTACGACGTGTCCCTGCAATTTCCACtggaaaaggaggagcagacgATCAATGAACAAGACACAAAACCAAGACAATCCTCTGATGAGGAGAGTGATGCAATGGATGTGACTACAGAGACCACGAcgcagccaaaggcaaaaccaaaaccaaaaccgaagaaaaagaaaaatggaaaacaagtCAGTGCCTTTGTGTATGTATCGGAGCAACTGCTGCGGCTGGTCAAGgcacacaagcagcagcatctgcggCCAGTGCTGATGGTGCTGTGCTCTGCACTGCGCCTGAATCCACTGTTGCTCGAGTCGAGCAGCTATCAGATCACCATCTGGATGATGACGGCCCCCAAGAGGACCGTCGAGGAGGAGCATCTGTATTCCGCGTACCTCGTCCTGTTGCTGGACATGTTTCGGCGTCTGAGTCGGTCCGAGCGCTTCATTATGAACCTGCTCAAGTCGCTCAAGGATTGGCTGGCCAAATACCAGCTGCCAGCGACAGGGGCGCCCGGCAAGAGGAAGCGCGAGACGGAGGCGGAGCCATCGACAAGCGAAGACCTTGACGACGCGGAGAAGCGTTTCATCAGCCTGATATTTGCAGACTGCGTGCCAGCGGTAAGCGTGTCGGAGCCCGAACGACAGAGCAGCGATGAATTCAAACATTTGGCACACTTCTGGCCCAGCCATACGGCCGGTGCGGCCTTCTCGGGGCTGGTCGGTCTGCTCAAGGCGAAGCCGTCGATGGTCATTTGGAAGACGCTGCTGCACGCcttggtggagctgctggaggacaCGCCACCCACGGAGATTTTGCCAGCGAACCAGGAGTTTGCCCGAGAGCTGATCGTCGCGATGCTCTGTCAGTATCTGCAGGGCACCCGCCTCACCgagcatctgcatctgtatctggaGGAGGTGGACGAACAGATGAACCGCACGGCCGAGTTGCTGGAGCGTtttggccgcctgctgctcagCCAGGAGCACAACCGTCGCTCCATGGACGCCTTTCTCGAGTGCCTAAAGTGGGCCAGCAGCTACGAGGTGCTCCTGTTTCACTACTGGACGGACGCCAAGCCCCGGACGCACACCCAGCGACGCCGCAACTTCCTGCCACCCGATCAGTGGCGGCTCATCCAGCAGCGGGTCTTTAACTTCGGCAAGACCGCCTGTGGCCAGCGCCTGCAGCGCCTGGAGCAGCAACTGGTCGAcagcggctggctggcggAGGAGGCTCTGGCCGATGTGgtcagcaagcagcagctgcacatgCTTACGCGTCAGCAAAAGCAGCTGCGCATCCAACAAAAGCTGAGCGACATGGATCGGGACACGCTCATGGAGGATGCGGAGTGCGTGGAGCTGCTTTGTCTCCAGCAACTGAGCGATTATGCAGCGGCTGTGCGGGCAGCCAATGTGAAGGGTTCGCTGCTGGCCAAACTGAAGCTGGAAGAGCTGCCCGAGGAGGCCCACCTGGTGGCCACCATTCGCAAGAGGGCAGCGCCCGGCAAGGAGTTGCAGCTGCCCCCAGCCCACGAGCTGATTGAGTTCCTGCAAGGACAGCAGCACAACGAGCTGCCCGGCAAGATTAAGTCACGTCTCTGGCTGACATTGTTGGCCCTCCATCATGATCTGAGCCGCAGCGAACAGCAGGCGCAGGCCATGGAtgtgctggagcagctgatag ATCTGATGCACTTTGGTCAGCCGCTGGCCATCTGCAGCCACTTTCCACAGCTGCGGGAGCTGCTGTCCTTGGTGGCCACGAGCTCGGCGACTGGCTGGAAGTTCTACGAGACGCTCTTTGCTCGCTGCATCCGCCTACATGCAGCTGGCAGCGAGGCGTTCCTCAACAGCTGCTCGCAGTACGTTAAGGAGGAGCTGGGCGGCACCATGAAGCTGCCCGCGAAGGCATTACGtttcttgctgctggccattgaaACCACAGCGGCCGCCACAGGACCCCATGCCAAGCATATGCAGCGACTggtgcagccgctgctcgagATCTTTGGCCAGATTGTGGCGCACAAGCTTCGGCCATCaaagaagaaggaaacgtcGGACtacaaacattttgtggatgAAACCATCAAGAGCTACGGCACCTATGTCAGCAGCTGCGTCAATCGGGCCGACAAGCAGAAGAGGGCAGCCCGGACAGCCGAGGCggcacaggaggaggaggaggtggaaccCATAAATGAGGATTTTAGACGCATCTGCAAGATCTACATTGGACACTCG CTAAACTACAAGAATCCCCATGCCCTGAGACTGCTCAATGTGGCCATCTCGCACCGCCAGAAGCTGCACTTTGATCCAGACGAAGTTGAGTTCGTGCTGAGCAGCTATTGGAAGCAGCTCTACGCGGATATAGCGGCCGGCGACATTGCGGCCTTGGATGTCAGCTGCCTGGAGCTGGCCTTTCCGCTCATCATTGGCTACAAGACCAAAGAGGatctgttggtgctgctgctcacgcTCACCTCGGAGGTGCAGGGCTTACCCTCGCCCCTGAGCCCGTGCCAGCGTATTGAGCTGCAGAATGTCCTCACCATACTATCCTTCATTGCCAAGTGCTCTGTGAGCACCATCAAGGGAGCA ATGatcaacaaacattttgagaTTGTCAGCACCAATGTGGCTGGCCGCCTGAAGGACAATtgccacaacagcaagagcCTCGCCCTCATCCTGCTGGAGGCTCAGGGCCACTTGGCCAACAACCGGACAGTGCCGCTGACAAACGAGTCCATGGAATACCTGTTCGGCACAATGAGTGTGGTGGCTATTGATCAATTCATCGAGCGCGGCGGCAACTGGAACGACTTTAGCCAACTTTACGCGGCGCTCACTGACAActgtgtggtgctgctgcgccaGCATTCGAATCTGGTGTCCGATCGGGCTGGCCAGCTGTCCGCCGTCTGTGAGACTCTGATCAAGGCCATTGTCGGCTATCGATCCGGCCGACAGCGGGCCCAGGATCTCACCGAGTCGGAGCTAGACGGACTCGCCGATCTGGGCCTCAAGCTGGCGACGGTGATGGCAAGCATTGGTGCCACACAGTCGCTGCCCTTGAAGCGAGTCGCCCCGTTCCTTCTGACATTCACCATCAATCAAATGGTGGAAACGGAGCGCCCAACCACCATCTTCGAGAAG GTCAAAGTGAATATGGAGCGCGTGTGCCACGAGCTGATTGGCATAAGCGACCACCGGTCGGGACAGTTCATACTGCGGCACAACACGACAGCGGGGGCGAACATGTACACCCGGCTGCTCAAGGATCACGACAAGTATCACAAGTTCCGTGGCAAGGTGTAA
- the LOC117899854 gene encoding uncharacterized protein LOC117899854 isoform X2, translating to MIKQLTEIARRSQKVRMLRHCYDGLTVRPLVELILNLKSSCIEEMAGLEKQFESQFCPQRISKQPLHVVLLLLECSVLNNRYNTATLSQLLRMVFEKKSAAGPQHGLILVAYLLETLRKYDVSLQFPLEKEEQTINEQDTKPRQSSDEESDAMDVTTETTTQPKAKPKPKPKKKKNGKQVSAFVYVSEQLLRLVKAHKQQHLRPVLMVLCSALRLNPLLLESSSYQITIWMMTAPKRTVEEEHLYSAYLVLLLDMFRRLSRSERFIMNLLKSLKDWLAKYQLPATGAPGKRKRETEAEPSTSEDLDDAEKRFISLIFADCVPAVSVSEPERQSSDEFKHLAHFWPSHTAGAAFSGLVGLLKAKPSMVIWKTLLHALVELLEDTPPTEILPANQEFARELIVAMLCQYLQGTRLTEHLHLYLEEVDEQMNRTAELLERFGRLLLSQEHNRRSMDAFLECLKWASSYEVLLFHYWTDAKPRTHTQRRRNFLPPDQWRLIQQRVFNFGKTACGQRLQRLEQQLVDSGWLAEEALADVVSKQQLHMLTRQQKQLRIQQKLSDMDRDTLMEDAECVELLCLQQLSDYAAAVRAANVKGSLLAKLKLEELPEEAHLVATIRKRAAPGKELQLPPAHELIEFLQGQQHNELPGKIKSRLWLTLLALHHDLSRSEQQAQAMDVLEQLIDLMHFGQPLAICSHFPQLRELLSLVATSSATGWKFYETLFARCIRLHAAGSEAFLNSCSQYVKEELGGTMKLPAKALRFLLLAIETTAAATGPHAKHMQRLVQPLLEIFGQIVAHKLRPSKKKETSDYKHFVDETIKSYGTYVSSCVNRADKQKRAARTAEAAQEEEEVEPINEDFRRICKIYIGHSLNYKNPHALRLLNVAISHRQKLHFDPDEVEFVLSSYWKQLYADIAAGDIAALDVSCLELAFPLIIGYKTKEDLLVLLLTLTSEVQGLPSPLSPCQRIELQNVLTILSFIAKCSVSTIKGAMINKHFEIVSTNVAGRLKDNCHNSKSLALILLEAQGHLANNRTVPLTNESMEYLFGTMSVVAIDQFIERGGNWNDFSQLYAALTDNCVVLLRQHSNLVSDRAGQLSAVCETLIKAIVGYRSGRQRAQDLTESELDGLADLGLKLATVMASIGATQSLPLKRVAPFLLTFTINQMVETERPTTIFEKVKVNMERVCHELIGISDHRSGQFILRHNTTAGANMYTRLLKDHDKYHKFRGKV from the exons ATGATCAAGCAGCTGACCGAGATCGCTCGCCGCTCCCAGAAGGTCCGCATGCTTCGGCACTGCTACGATGGGCTGACGGTGCGTCCCCTGGTAGAGCTAATCCTCAACCTGAAGTCATCCTGCATCGAGGAGATGGCCGGCCTAGAGAAGCAGTTCGAGAGCCAATTCTGTCCGCAACGCATCTCCAAGCAGCCTTTGCacgtggtgctgctgctcctcgagtGCAGCGTGCTGAACAACCGCTACAACACCGCCACTCTTTCCCAACTCCTTCGCATGGTGTTCGAAAAGAAATCTGCCGCCGGGCCACAGCACGGTCTGATCCTCGTTGCCTACTTGCTGGAGACTCTGCGCAAGTACGACGTGTCCCTGCAATTTCCACtggaaaaggaggagcagacgATCAATGAACAAGACACAAAACCAAGACAATCCTCTGATGAGGAGAGTGATGCAATGGATGTGACTACAGAGACCACGAcgcagccaaaggcaaaaccaaaaccaaaaccgaagaaaaagaaaaatggaaaacaagtCAGTGCCTTTGTGTATGTATCGGAGCAACTGCTGCGGCTGGTCAAGgcacacaagcagcagcatctgcggCCAGTGCTGATGGTGCTGTGCTCTGCACTGCGCCTGAATCCACTGTTGCTCGAGTCGAGCAGCTATCAGATCACCATCTGGATGATGACGGCCCCCAAGAGGACCGTCGAGGAGGAGCATCTGTATTCCGCGTACCTCGTCCTGTTGCTGGACATGTTTCGGCGTCTGAGTCGGTCCGAGCGCTTCATTATGAACCTGCTCAAGTCGCTCAAGGATTGGCTGGCCAAATACCAGCTGCCAGCGACAGGGGCGCCCGGCAAGAGGAAGCGCGAGACGGAGGCGGAGCCATCGACAAGCGAAGACCTTGACGACGCGGAGAAGCGTTTCATCAGCCTGATATTTGCAGACTGCGTGCCAGCGGTAAGCGTGTCGGAGCCCGAACGACAGAGCAGCGATGAATTCAAACATTTGGCACACTTCTGGCCCAGCCATACGGCCGGTGCGGCCTTCTCGGGGCTGGTCGGTCTGCTCAAGGCGAAGCCGTCGATGGTCATTTGGAAGACGCTGCTGCACGCcttggtggagctgctggaggacaCGCCACCCACGGAGATTTTGCCAGCGAACCAGGAGTTTGCCCGAGAGCTGATCGTCGCGATGCTCTGTCAGTATCTGCAGGGCACCCGCCTCACCgagcatctgcatctgtatctggaGGAGGTGGACGAACAGATGAACCGCACGGCCGAGTTGCTGGAGCGTtttggccgcctgctgctcagCCAGGAGCACAACCGTCGCTCCATGGACGCCTTTCTCGAGTGCCTAAAGTGGGCCAGCAGCTACGAGGTGCTCCTGTTTCACTACTGGACGGACGCCAAGCCCCGGACGCACACCCAGCGACGCCGCAACTTCCTGCCACCCGATCAGTGGCGGCTCATCCAGCAGCGGGTCTTTAACTTCGGCAAGACCGCCTGTGGCCAGCGCCTGCAGCGCCTGGAGCAGCAACTGGTCGAcagcggctggctggcggAGGAGGCTCTGGCCGATGTGgtcagcaagcagcagctgcacatgCTTACGCGTCAGCAAAAGCAGCTGCGCATCCAACAAAAGCTGAGCGACATGGATCGGGACACGCTCATGGAGGATGCGGAGTGCGTGGAGCTGCTTTGTCTCCAGCAACTGAGCGATTATGCAGCGGCTGTGCGGGCAGCCAATGTGAAGGGTTCGCTGCTGGCCAAACTGAAGCTGGAAGAGCTGCCCGAGGAGGCCCACCTGGTGGCCACCATTCGCAAGAGGGCAGCGCCCGGCAAGGAGTTGCAGCTGCCCCCAGCCCACGAGCTGATTGAGTTCCTGCAAGGACAGCAGCACAACGAGCTGCCCGGCAAGATTAAGTCACGTCTCTGGCTGACATTGTTGGCCCTCCATCATGATCTGAGCCGCAGCGAACAGCAGGCGCAGGCCATGGAtgtgctggagcagctgatag ATCTGATGCACTTTGGTCAGCCGCTGGCCATCTGCAGCCACTTTCCACAGCTGCGGGAGCTGCTGTCCTTGGTGGCCACGAGCTCGGCGACTGGCTGGAAGTTCTACGAGACGCTCTTTGCTCGCTGCATCCGCCTACATGCAGCTGGCAGCGAGGCGTTCCTCAACAGCTGCTCGCAGTACGTTAAGGAGGAGCTGGGCGGCACCATGAAGCTGCCCGCGAAGGCATTACGtttcttgctgctggccattgaaACCACAGCGGCCGCCACAGGACCCCATGCCAAGCATATGCAGCGACTggtgcagccgctgctcgagATCTTTGGCCAGATTGTGGCGCACAAGCTTCGGCCATCaaagaagaaggaaacgtcGGACtacaaacattttgtggatgAAACCATCAAGAGCTACGGCACCTATGTCAGCAGCTGCGTCAATCGGGCCGACAAGCAGAAGAGGGCAGCCCGGACAGCCGAGGCggcacaggaggaggaggaggtggaaccCATAAATGAGGATTTTAGACGCATCTGCAAGATCTACATTGGACACTCG CTAAACTACAAGAATCCCCATGCCCTGAGACTGCTCAATGTGGCCATCTCGCACCGCCAGAAGCTGCACTTTGATCCAGACGAAGTTGAGTTCGTGCTGAGCAGCTATTGGAAGCAGCTCTACGCGGATATAGCGGCCGGCGACATTGCGGCCTTGGATGTCAGCTGCCTGGAGCTGGCCTTTCCGCTCATCATTGGCTACAAGACCAAAGAGGatctgttggtgctgctgctcacgcTCACCTCGGAGGTGCAGGGCTTACCCTCGCCCCTGAGCCCGTGCCAGCGTATTGAGCTGCAGAATGTCCTCACCATACTATCCTTCATTGCCAAGTGCTCTGTGAGCACCATCAAGGGAGCA ATGatcaacaaacattttgagaTTGTCAGCACCAATGTGGCTGGCCGCCTGAAGGACAATtgccacaacagcaagagcCTCGCCCTCATCCTGCTGGAGGCTCAGGGCCACTTGGCCAACAACCGGACAGTGCCGCTGACAAACGAGTCCATGGAATACCTGTTCGGCACAATGAGTGTGGTGGCTATTGATCAATTCATCGAGCGCGGCGGCAACTGGAACGACTTTAGCCAACTTTACGCGGCGCTCACTGACAActgtgtggtgctgctgcgccaGCATTCGAATCTGGTGTCCGATCGGGCTGGCCAGCTGTCCGCCGTCTGTGAGACTCTGATCAAGGCCATTGTCGGCTATCGATCCGGCCGACAGCGGGCCCAGGATCTCACCGAGTCGGAGCTAGACGGACTCGCCGATCTGGGCCTCAAGCTGGCGACGGTGATGGCAAGCATTGGTGCCACACAGTCGCTGCCCTTGAAGCGAGTCGCCCCGTTCCTTCTGACATTCACCATCAATCAAATGGTGGAAACGGAGCGCCCAACCACCATCTTCGAGAAG GTCAAAGTGAATATGGAGCGCGTGTGCCACGAGCTGATTGGCATAAGCGACCACCGGTCGGGACAGTTCATACTGCGGCACAACACGACAGCGGGGGCGAACATGTACACCCGGCTGCTCAAGGATCACGACAAGTATCACAAGTTCCGTGGCAAGGTGTAA
- the LOC117901175 gene encoding apoptosis regulatory protein Siva-like: protein MQRPKSGKRSRSPNDDTLNNNKSQSKVLVTQKISDNSNPEKMKQIHEKTHKLLFAAAAATPDDGAIIIAPPPEQFRLYGLTGNGGITIRNLANDVINPGLERRRSRCCQRLTLIHDRCGNCTDDLCEECGYSCRECSTFICRACVTVFGSNPEEADDPLCERCQMYFA, encoded by the exons atgcaGCGGCCGAAATCTGGGAAACGCTCACGATCACCTAACGACGACACATTGAACAATAATAAAAGTCAAAGTAAAGTACTCGTTACCCAGAAAATAAGCGACAACTCAAATCCAGAGAAAATGAAGCAAATTCATG AGAAAACTCACAAGCTACTGtttgcggctgccgctgccaccccAGATGACGGTGCCATCATCATCGCTCCACCACCTGAGCAGTTTAGGCTGTATGGACTTACAGGCAACGGTGGTATTACCATTCGCAACTTGGCAAACGATGTCATAAATCCGGGGTTAGAGCGCAGGCGCTCGCGCTGCTGCCAGCGTTTGACCCTTATACACGACCGTTGTGGCAATTGCACTGATGACCTGTGCGAGGAGTGCGGATACTCGTGTCGCGAGTGTTCCACGTTCATTTGCCGCGCTTGCGTTACCGTATT TGGAAGCAATCCCGAAGAGGCCGACGATCCGTTGTGCGAGCGCTGCCAAATGTATTTCGCTTAG
- the LOC117900868 gene encoding U1 small nuclear ribonucleoprotein A: MDVRPNQTIYINNLNEKIKKEELKKSLYAIFSQFGQILDIVALKTLKMRGQAFVVFKEIGSASNALRTMQGFPFYDKPMRIAYSKCDSDIVAKLKGTFKERPKKVKPPKPTPGIDDKKDKKKKPVTTENSNPNTQTEQPPNQILFLTNLPEETNEMMLSMLFNQFPGFKEVRLVPNRHDIAFVEFTTELQSNAAKEALQGFKITPTHAMKITFAKK; encoded by the exons ATGGATGTTCGCCCAAATCAGACCATCTACATAAACAACCTGAACGAGAAGAtcaagaaggaggagctgaagaagTCCCTCTATGCCATCTTCTCGCAGTTCGGACAAATTCTCGACATTGTCGCCCTGAAGACACTGAAAATGCGCGGCCAGGCATTTGTTGTATTCAAAGAGATTGGCAGTGCATCCAACGCGTTGCGTACAATGCAGGGCTTCCCGTTCTACGACAAGCCCATGCGTATCGCCTACTCCAAGTGCGACTCGGACATAGTGGCGAAGCTGAAGGGCACATTCAAGGAGCGCCCCAAGAAGGTGAAGCCACCAAAGCCGACACCGGGCATCGATGACAAAAA ggacaagaagaagaagccggTCACCACTGAAAATTCGAATCCAAATACTCAAACGGAGCAGCCGCCAAATCAAATTCTATTCCTTACCAATCTGCCGGAGGAGACCAACGAGATGATGCTGTCGATGTTGTTCAATCAGTTCCCCGGCTTCAAGGAGGTTCGCCTGGTGCCAAACCGCCACGACATTGCCTTTGTGGAGTTCACCACCGAACTGCAGAGCAATGCCGCAAAGGAGGCGCTCCAGGGCTTCAAAattacacccacacacgccaTGAAGATTACTTTCGCCAAGAAGTAG
- the LOC117900946 gene encoding 28 kDa heat- and acid-stable phosphoprotein-like — MPRQKQVTHKGKSREFTPVEEMQQDWEEHLKETSLSSDEDKSSSDDDSHGQHGKTLRPKGVQSLIEISNPNRSKSPNAWKDEICDEPLVVSPPKPGRGREMRRSPNIKLSGAIQADLDRLAVVRKERQQAAQRRFDTKKGDRDRSSSKSSNGGSRYLKSSYDRGAYVQNSAGPQKLNRKSMLKKK; from the coding sequence ATGCCTCGGCAGAAGCAGGTAACTCACAAGGGCAAGTCCCGTGAGTTTACGCCTGTCGAGGAGATGCAGCAGGACTGGGAAGAGCATCTGAAGGAGACTTCATTGAGCAGCGATGAGGACAAGAGTTCGTCGGATGATGATAGCCATGGCCAACATGGAAAGACACTACGACCTAAGGGTGTCCAAAGCTTGATTGAAATTTCGAATCCCAACCGCTCAAAGTCGCCGAATGCCTGGAAAGATGAAATTTGCGACGAGCCATTGGTGGTGTCGCCGCCAAAGCCAGGCCGTGGACGGGAAATGCGTCGCAGTCCGAATATAAAACTATCCGGAGCTATTCAAGCCGATCTGGATCGTCTGGCCGTTGTCCGTAAAGAGCGTCAGCAGGCTGCCCAGCGGCGTTTCGACACCAAGAAAGGTGACCGAGACCGCTCGTCATCTAAGTCGTCAAACGGCGGGTCTCGTTACCTAAAAAGTTCCTACGACCGCGGCGCTTATGTGCAAAACTCTGCGGGGCCGCAGAAACTAAATCGCAAATCCATGCTCAAAAAGAAGTGA
- the LOC117901030 gene encoding thioredoxin-2 produces MVHLVQSCEDLDQRVLDAGDKLIVIDFFANWCGPCKIISPKLEELAQQYADSAVILKVNVDDNEDITIKYNVTSMPTFVFIKNGAVVDIFAGSNSDKLAKSMEKYVANGCECQLECDQLNDEPGPSEGGSAQSINSIESVAAEAEDAAAADTTNDGVIEAIDQEGVLEN; encoded by the coding sequence ATGGTGCATCTGGTGCAGAGCTGTGAGGATCTCGATCAGCGGGTCCTCGATGCCGGCGACAAGCTAATCGTGATCGACTTCTTTGCCAACTGGTGTGGGCCCTGCAAGATAATCAGCcccaagctggaggagctggcccAGCAGTATGCCGACAGCGCCGTCATTCTCAAGGTGAACGTGGACGACAACGAGGATATAACCATCAAGTACAACGTGACCAGCATGCCCACGTTCGTGTTTATAAAGAACGGGGCCGTAGTCGACATCTTCGCTGGCAGCAACTCCGACAAGCTGGCCAAGTCCATGGAGAAGTATGTGGCCAACGGCTGCGAGTGCCAGTTGGAGTGCGACCAGCTCAACGACGAGCCCGGCCCCAGCGAGGGGGGGAGCGCTCAATCAATCAACTCAATCGAATCGGTGGCTGCCGAGGCTGAGGATGCAGCTGCCGCCGACACCACCAACGATGGCGTAATCGAGGCCATCGACCAGGAGGGTGTCCTGGAGAATTAA
- the LOC117901256 gene encoding thioredoxin-1: MTGIRSVSDFQKKIYAAENKVVVLDFYAIWSNMTCIRSVNDFQKKMDAAENKLVVLDFYATWCKPCRDISKTVKSLAEKYSAEAVVLKINVDRYEDLVEQYKVTCMPTFVFLRGKKRLARIAGVDENKLMKTMAKLIKPQRERAGLTANF; this comes from the coding sequence ATGACCGGCATCCGTAGCGTGAGCGACTTTCAGAAGAAAATTTATGCTGCCGAGAATAAGGTTGTGGTCTTGGACTTTTACGCCATTTGGTCAAATATGACCTGCATCCGTAGCGTGAACGACTTTCAGAAGAAAATGGATGCTGCCGAGAATAAGCTTGTGGTCTTGGACTTTTACGCCACTTGGTGCAAGCCATGCAGAGACATCAGCAAGACTGTTAAGTCGTTGGCCGAGAAGTACTCTGCCGAGGCTGTGGTACTCAAGATCAATGTGGACAGGTACGAAGATCTGGTGGAGCAATACAAGGTCACCTGCATGCCCACATTTGTGTTCCTGCGGGGCAAGAAGCGCCTTGCCCGCATCGCTGGCGTAGATGAGAACAAACTGATGAAAACGATGGCAAAGCTAATCAAGCCTCAGCGGGAGAGAGCAGGCTTGACCGCAAATTTTTAA